One part of the Ornithodoros turicata isolate Travis chromosome 2, ASM3712646v1, whole genome shotgun sequence genome encodes these proteins:
- the LOC135383504 gene encoding transcription factor Adf-1-like, which translates to MADYSSGTEVTVERLGPSDIVVERLLEGVRQHSCVFDTKRMDYRDSQRKRNAWEIIRQQCGLATVEECHKLWKHLRDRYSREIKAMEVMKRSGNAFVSRRAWEFFEAMAFYKDCGRPRKTTCNLHGSSTLEENPGNDDSSGTAESIFESMVSRSSTSSCTTSTQGDSLIPTVTMATDRGEQTLVQSGQLPENRVNKRKKSDTFEQDLLKHLDKRMSENEAFALSVGMTLDRLSKPTAAECKAKMMLLLSEYDL; encoded by the exons ATGGCGGACTACAGTTCGGGCACGGAAGTGACAGTTGAGCGGCTTGGGCCATCAGATATTGTGGTAGAGCGTCTACTGGAGGGTGTACGACAACATTCATGTGTGTTTGACACGAAGAGGATGGACTATAGGGATtcacaaagaaagagaaacgCCTGGGAAATAATAAGACAACAATGTGGCCTCGCCACAG TTGAAGAATGTCATAAGCTGTGGAAGCACCTAAGAGATCGGTACTCCAGAGAGATCAAGGCAATGGAGGTGATGAAACGAAGTGGAAATGCGTTTGTTTCCAGGCGTGCCTGGGAATTTTTCGAGGCTATGGCCTTTTATAAAGACTGTGGACGTCCGAGAAA GACAACATGCAATCTGCATGGCTCATCTACACTCGAAGAGAATCCTGGAAACGACGATTCCAGCGGCACTGCAGAAAGCATTTTCGAGTCTATGGTGTCGAGATCATCAACATCATCCTGCACAACGTCTACCCAGGGGGATTCCCTTATACCAACCGTCACGATGGCAACGGACAGAGGCGAACAGACACTTGTCCAGTCAGGTCAGCTGCCAGAAAACAGAGTGAACAAGCGAAAAAAATCGGACACTTTTGAACAAGACCTGCTGAAACACCTAGACAAAAGGATGTCGGAGAATGAGGCATTCGCCCTATCTGTAGGGATGACCTTGGACAGGCTGTCGAAGCCAACCGCGGCAGAATGCAAAGCAAAAATGATGTTGCTACTTTCGGAGTATGACCTATAG